CCTGGGCGCATCTGGACATCGCCGGCACCGCCTGGGCCAGCAAGGACGGCGCCACCGTGCCGAAGGGCGCCACGGCCTTCGGCGTGCGCCTGCTGGACCGGCTGGTGGCCGAGCATTACGAGGGCTGAGCACCGGACCGGCCATGACTGAGATCGGCTTCTACCACCTGACCCGCACCCCCATGGAGGCGGCGCTGCCCAGGCTGCTGGGCCGCGTGCTCTCCCAGGACGGCCGCGCCGTGGTGCGGGTGGGGGAGCCGGAGCGGCTGGCCGCGCTGGATACCAGCCTCTGGCTCTGCGCCGACCCGGACTGGCTGCCGCATGGCACGCCGCAGACCGGGAATGCCGACCTGCAGCCGATCTGGCTGACCACGGAGGACGAGGCGCCCAACGGCGCCCGCTTCCTCTTCCTGGTGGATGGCGCGGACAGCGCGCGGCTCGGGGAATACGACCGCGTCTTCGACCTCTTCGATGGCCAGGACGAGGCCGCCACCGCCGCCGCCCGCCGCCGCTGGTCCGCCGCCCGCGCCGCCGGTCATGTCCTGACCTACTGGCAGCAGGGCGCGCGCGGCTGGGAAAAGAAGGCCTGAGCCAGCCGCGCTGGCCCCGCCGCTGACCACGGAGATCCATCCCTTGGACGTCACCATCTTCCACAACCCGGCCTGCGGCACCTCCCGCAATACCCTGGCCATGATCCGCAATGCCGGCATCGAGCCGCGCGTGGTCGAATACCTCAAGACCCCGCCGGGCCGGGCGGAGCTGGTGGATCTGATCGCCCGCGCCGGGCTGACGGCCCGCGGGCTGCTGCGCCAGAAGGGCACGCCCTATGCCGAGCTGGGCCTCGATGACCCCGCGCTGACGGACGACCAGCTGCTGGACGCCATGCTGGCCCATCCCATCCTGATCGAGCGCCCGCTGGTGGCGACGC
This genomic window from Roseomonas marmotae contains:
- the arsC gene encoding arsenate reductase (glutaredoxin) (This arsenate reductase requires both glutathione and glutaredoxin to convert arsenate to arsenite, after which the efflux transporter formed by ArsA and ArsB can extrude the arsenite from the cell, providing resistance.), which codes for MDVTIFHNPACGTSRNTLAMIRNAGIEPRVVEYLKTPPGRAELVDLIARAGLTARGLLRQKGTPYAELGLDDPALTDDQLLDAMLAHPILIERPLVATPLGVRLCRPSEKVLDILPQPQRGAFTKEDGQAVTDDQGRRLS
- a CDS encoding DNA polymerase III subunit chi, producing the protein MTEIGFYHLTRTPMEAALPRLLGRVLSQDGRAVVRVGEPERLAALDTSLWLCADPDWLPHGTPQTGNADLQPIWLTTEDEAPNGARFLFLVDGADSARLGEYDRVFDLFDGQDEAATAAARRRWSAARAAGHVLTYWQQGARGWEKKA